The following proteins are encoded in a genomic region of Nocardioides renjunii:
- the pepN gene encoding aminopeptidase N: MPGTNLTRDEAATRATLLDVTSYTVDLDLTSATQPDQSTFVSVTTLEFSCSEPGASTFADLVAPTVREIVLNGRSLDPATTYADSRIALDDLEATNTLVVTADCAYSNTGEGLHRFVDPADDRVYLYSQFEVPDARRVFTTFEQPDLKSVFTFTVTAPSHWLVVSNAPTPEPEAAGDGVAVWRFPTTKKMSTYITAIVAGEYHGEFDTYEGKFGTIPLGHYCRQSLKEHMDTAALVKLTKQSFAFFEEQFDYAYPFGKYDQLYVPEYNAGAMENAGCVTLRDEYLPRSRQPRSFFEFRASVITHEMAHMWFGDLVTMKWWDDLWLNESFAEWACYWCEANATEFTDAWTGFANARKQTGYRADQLPSTHPIAADNVDLHAVEVNFDMITYAKGASVLKQLVAWVGIEPFLEGLRAYFKEWEYANPEFKDLLATLEKASGRELQGWAQEWLQTAGVNTLAPSFELAEDGTYASFAVAQSAHPDWPTLRRHRLGIGLYDDVDGRLVRRDYLEIDVEGASTDVPQLAGVKQPDLLLLNDEDHAYAKIRLDERSLATAISSLSTFEDSLPRALVWGATWDMTRDAEMRTRDWTDLVLANIGQETDAWAVTRIPASTALAVNFYSDPAHRAELRATWESGLRELLLAAEPGSDHQLTFARSYAGAAHRDAALDDLVGLLDGSFTVEGLAVDQDMRWVLITALARAGCFGDAEIDAELEVDKTISGQEQAAAARASQPTAEAKEAGWNAVLDPSTPNETSREIAFSIFRFGQEDVLQPYLEKFLTASETLVDVLGFHKASVVLEYGFPRPLASQATLDRLDEWLADNNAPKQAQRYIGEARAEIARALEAQAYDAG; the protein is encoded by the coding sequence ATGCCTGGAACCAACCTCACCCGCGACGAGGCCGCCACCCGCGCCACCCTGCTGGACGTCACGTCGTACACCGTCGACCTGGACCTCACGAGCGCCACCCAGCCCGACCAGTCGACCTTCGTGTCCGTCACCACCCTCGAGTTCTCCTGCAGCGAGCCGGGTGCGAGCACCTTCGCCGACCTGGTCGCGCCGACGGTGCGCGAGATCGTCCTCAACGGCCGCAGCCTCGACCCCGCGACGACGTACGCCGACAGCCGCATCGCGCTCGACGACCTCGAGGCGACCAACACGCTCGTCGTCACCGCCGACTGCGCCTACTCCAACACGGGCGAGGGCCTGCACCGCTTCGTCGACCCCGCCGACGACCGCGTCTACCTCTACAGCCAGTTCGAGGTGCCCGACGCCCGCCGCGTCTTCACCACCTTCGAGCAGCCCGACCTCAAGTCGGTCTTCACCTTCACCGTCACCGCGCCGTCGCACTGGCTGGTCGTCTCCAACGCGCCGACCCCCGAGCCCGAGGCCGCCGGTGACGGCGTCGCGGTGTGGCGCTTCCCGACCACCAAGAAGATGTCGACCTACATCACCGCCATCGTGGCCGGCGAGTACCACGGCGAGTTCGACACCTACGAGGGCAAGTTCGGCACCATCCCGCTCGGCCACTACTGCCGCCAGTCGCTCAAGGAGCACATGGACACGGCCGCGCTGGTCAAGCTGACCAAGCAGAGCTTCGCGTTCTTCGAGGAGCAGTTCGACTACGCCTACCCGTTCGGCAAGTACGACCAGCTCTACGTGCCGGAGTACAACGCCGGCGCCATGGAGAACGCCGGCTGCGTGACGCTGCGCGACGAGTACCTCCCGCGCAGCCGCCAGCCGCGGTCGTTCTTCGAGTTCCGCGCCTCGGTCATCACCCACGAGATGGCGCACATGTGGTTCGGCGACCTGGTGACCATGAAGTGGTGGGACGACCTCTGGCTCAACGAGTCGTTCGCCGAGTGGGCCTGCTACTGGTGCGAGGCCAACGCGACCGAGTTCACCGACGCGTGGACCGGCTTCGCCAACGCCCGCAAGCAGACCGGCTACCGCGCCGACCAGCTGCCCTCGACGCACCCGATCGCGGCCGACAACGTCGACCTGCACGCGGTCGAGGTCAACTTCGACATGATCACCTACGCCAAGGGCGCCTCGGTGCTCAAGCAGCTCGTCGCGTGGGTGGGCATCGAGCCCTTCCTCGAGGGCCTGCGCGCCTACTTCAAGGAGTGGGAGTACGCCAACCCCGAGTTCAAGGACCTGCTCGCCACCCTCGAGAAGGCCTCCGGGCGTGAGCTCCAGGGCTGGGCCCAGGAGTGGCTGCAGACCGCGGGCGTCAACACGCTCGCCCCGTCGTTCGAGCTCGCCGAGGACGGCACGTACGCCTCCTTCGCCGTGGCGCAGTCCGCGCACCCCGACTGGCCGACCCTGCGCCGGCACCGCCTGGGCATCGGCCTCTACGACGACGTGGACGGCCGGCTGGTCCGGCGCGACTACCTCGAGATCGACGTCGAGGGTGCGAGCACCGACGTGCCCCAGCTGGCCGGCGTGAAGCAGCCCGACCTGCTGCTGCTCAACGACGAGGACCACGCCTACGCCAAGATCCGCCTCGACGAGCGGTCGCTGGCCACGGCGATCTCCTCGCTGTCGACCTTCGAGGACTCGCTCCCCCGGGCGCTGGTCTGGGGCGCGACGTGGGACATGACCCGCGACGCCGAGATGCGCACCCGCGACTGGACCGACCTGGTGCTCGCCAACATCGGCCAGGAGACCGACGCGTGGGCCGTCACCAGGATCCCGGCGTCCACGGCGCTGGCGGTCAACTTCTACTCCGACCCCGCACACCGCGCGGAGCTGCGCGCCACCTGGGAGTCCGGCCTGCGTGAGCTGCTGCTCGCCGCCGAGCCCGGCAGCGACCACCAGCTCACCTTCGCCCGGTCGTACGCCGGCGCCGCGCACCGCGACGCCGCGCTCGACGACCTGGTCGGCCTCCTCGACGGGTCCTTCACCGTCGAGGGACTCGCCGTCGACCAGGACATGCGCTGGGTGCTGATCACCGCCCTCGCCCGCGCCGGCTGCTTCGGCGACGCGGAGATCGACGCGGAGCTCGAGGTCGACAAGACCATCTCGGGCCAGGAGCAGGCCGCCGCGGCACGCGCCTCGCAGCCCACGGCGGAGGCCAAGGAGGCCGGCTGGAACGCGGTCCTCGACCCGTCGACGCCCAACGAGACCTCGCGCGAGATCGCCTTCTCGATCTTCCGCTTCGGTCAGGAGGACGTCCTCCAGCCCTACCTCGAGAAGTTCCTCACCGCCTCCGAGACGCTGGTCGACGTGCTGGGCTTCCACAAGGCCTCGGTCGTGCTCGAGTACGGCTTCCCGCGGCCGCTCGCGTCGCAGGCCACGCTGGACCGCCTCGACGAGTGGCTCGCCGACAACAACGCGCCCAAGCAGGCGCAGCGCTACATCGGCGAGGCGCGCGCGGAGATCGCCCGGGCGCTGGAGGCCCAGGCGTACGACGCCGGCTGA
- a CDS encoding DUF5130 family protein, with translation MAAGDLLTEADRLALDKTIRVAEQACRFEFSVYVGPAEGDDTRAWATRLHNRLVAPPRSVLILVDPTRRALEIVTGGDVRRHLTDAEVELAVLAMSSEFASGNLLAGLQRGITMLAEHARPQNTLHA, from the coding sequence GTGGCAGCTGGTGACCTCCTGACCGAGGCCGACCGGCTGGCGCTGGACAAGACGATCCGCGTCGCCGAGCAGGCCTGCCGCTTCGAGTTCTCGGTCTACGTCGGTCCGGCCGAGGGTGACGACACCCGCGCCTGGGCCACCCGTCTGCACAACCGCCTCGTGGCCCCGCCCCGCAGCGTGCTGATCCTCGTGGACCCCACCCGCCGGGCCCTCGAGATCGTCACCGGCGGAGACGTACGCCGCCACCTCACCGACGCCGAGGTCGAGCTCGCGGTGCTGGCGATGTCGTCGGAGTTCGCCTCCGGCAACCTGCTTGCCGGTCTGCAGCGCGGCATCACGATGCTCGCCGAGCACGCCAGGCCGCAGAACACGCTGCACGCGTAG
- a CDS encoding mechanosensitive ion channel family protein codes for MPHPLTPVMDVTEVSGSETDPLTPLTTCSTDENLCTWVLEETGNERLATAVDWVVGKPSALLGLLLIGVVVRWLLHRIIDRIVARAEVGVLPDRLSRAITGGRVGAALNLRDDPGYTRRVQRAATLGSLLKSIITGVVFTVVALMFISELGYDIAPLIASAGILGVALGFGSQALVKDFLSGIFMIFEDQYGVGDVVDLGEASGTVEAVGLRVTRLRDVNGTVWYVRNGEILRVGNMSQNWARTVLDVTVGYSEDLVKVRRVLEEVAHDLWVDEDFTGLVVEEPEVWGVESLGVDGIVVRVTLKTAPMEQWGVARAMRERVKARFESEGINLAVAQRVLWQESAPSAASAEPTEKA; via the coding sequence ATGCCTCACCCCCTCACCCCTGTCATGGACGTGACCGAGGTCTCCGGGAGCGAGACCGATCCACTCACCCCCCTCACCACCTGCTCGACCGACGAGAACCTGTGCACGTGGGTCCTCGAGGAGACCGGCAACGAGAGGCTCGCGACCGCCGTCGACTGGGTCGTCGGCAAGCCGAGCGCGCTGCTGGGACTGCTCCTGATCGGTGTGGTGGTCCGGTGGCTGCTGCATCGGATCATCGACCGCATCGTCGCGCGCGCCGAGGTCGGCGTGCTCCCCGACCGGCTCAGTCGTGCCATCACCGGCGGCCGGGTGGGTGCCGCGCTGAACCTGCGCGACGACCCTGGCTACACCCGCCGCGTCCAGCGCGCGGCCACCCTCGGCTCGCTCCTGAAGAGCATCATCACCGGCGTCGTCTTCACGGTCGTCGCCCTCATGTTCATCTCCGAGCTCGGCTACGACATCGCACCGCTGATCGCCAGCGCGGGCATCCTCGGCGTGGCGCTCGGCTTCGGCTCGCAGGCGCTGGTCAAGGACTTCCTCTCCGGCATCTTCATGATCTTCGAGGACCAGTACGGCGTCGGCGACGTCGTCGACCTCGGCGAGGCGTCCGGGACCGTTGAGGCCGTCGGTCTCCGCGTCACACGGCTGCGCGACGTGAACGGCACGGTCTGGTACGTCCGCAACGGCGAGATCCTGCGCGTGGGCAACATGAGCCAGAACTGGGCGCGCACCGTGCTCGACGTGACCGTCGGCTACAGCGAGGACCTGGTCAAGGTCCGCCGCGTGCTCGAGGAGGTCGCCCACGACCTGTGGGTGGACGAGGACTTCACCGGCCTCGTCGTGGAGGAGCCCGAGGTCTGGGGCGTGGAGTCCCTGGGGGTGGACGGCATCGTCGTCCGGGTCACCCTCAAGACCGCCCCCATGGAGCAGTGGGGCGTCGCGCGTGCCATGCGCGAGCGCGTCAAGGCGCGCTTCGAGAGCGAGGGGATCAACCTCGCGGTCGCCCAGCGCGTCCTGTGGCAGGAGAGCGCACCGTCGGCGGCCTCCGCCGAGCCCACCGAGAAGGCGTAG
- a CDS encoding globin, with translation MTTTFYDEIGGEETIRAIVHRFYEGVATDEVLRPMYPEEDLGPAEDRFALFLIQYWGGPTTYGDTRGHPRLRMRHGPFMVTPTAAQHWLRHFRAGLDAVHLTPEQDARFWEYVTHAAQFMVNSPDPQPPTPADVL, from the coding sequence GTGACCACCACCTTCTACGACGAGATCGGCGGCGAGGAGACGATCCGCGCGATCGTCCACCGCTTCTACGAGGGCGTGGCCACCGACGAGGTGCTGCGGCCGATGTATCCCGAGGAGGACCTCGGACCCGCCGAGGACCGGTTCGCGCTGTTCCTCATCCAGTACTGGGGCGGGCCCACGACCTACGGCGACACCCGCGGCCACCCGCGGCTGCGGATGCGCCACGGTCCGTTCATGGTCACCCCGACGGCCGCGCAGCACTGGCTGCGGCACTTCCGGGCCGGTCTCGACGCGGTGCACCTGACGCCCGAGCAGGACGCCCGGTTCTGGGAGTACGTCACCCACGCCGCGCAGTTCATGGTGAACTCCCCCGACCCGCAGCCGCCGACGCCCGCCGACGTGCTCTGA
- a CDS encoding acyl-CoA thioesterase: MRHLYRCPLRWADLDLLGHVNNVTYVDYLQEARVDMFRTHAPESRADDLAEGVVVVRHEVTYVSSLTFGFEPVSIECWVTEVRAASFTMAYEIFAEDEAGERTVHLRARTVLTPYVFATERPRRLHDEEKASLSRLLEPDEPVRAPSAPAVVDVPGGAYPVHVRFSDVDVYGHVNNVKYFEYFQEARIQLMVTQGRDLGDGYHLVVAQTDVDYRRPILFRPEPYDCRTWVSRIGSTSAVFESVVRDGDEVLARARVVGVCLDSATGRPAPVPDGFRALAVG, from the coding sequence GTGCGCCATCTCTACCGCTGCCCGCTGAGGTGGGCCGACCTCGACCTGCTCGGCCACGTCAACAACGTGACGTACGTCGACTACCTGCAGGAGGCGCGCGTCGACATGTTCCGCACGCACGCCCCGGAGAGCCGCGCCGACGACCTCGCCGAGGGCGTGGTGGTGGTCCGGCACGAGGTCACCTACGTCTCGTCGCTCACGTTCGGCTTCGAGCCGGTCTCGATCGAGTGCTGGGTCACCGAGGTCCGCGCCGCGAGCTTCACCATGGCCTACGAGATCTTCGCCGAGGACGAGGCCGGTGAGCGCACGGTCCACCTCAGGGCGCGCACCGTGCTGACGCCGTACGTCTTCGCGACCGAGCGGCCCCGCCGCCTGCACGACGAGGAGAAGGCGTCCCTGTCCCGCCTCCTCGAGCCCGACGAGCCCGTCCGCGCCCCGTCGGCGCCCGCCGTCGTCGACGTCCCCGGCGGCGCCTACCCGGTGCACGTGCGGTTCAGCGACGTCGACGTCTACGGCCACGTCAACAACGTGAAGTACTTCGAGTACTTCCAGGAGGCGCGGATCCAGCTGATGGTGACGCAGGGACGCGACCTCGGGGACGGCTACCACCTCGTGGTCGCCCAGACCGACGTCGACTACCGCCGGCCGATCCTGTTCCGGCCCGAGCCCTACGACTGCCGGACGTGGGTGTCGCGCATCGGCAGCACCTCTGCGGTCTTCGAGTCGGTCGTCCGCGACGGCGACGAGGTGCTCGCGCGCGCCCGCGTGGTCGGGGTCTGCCTCGACAGCGCCACCGGTCGCCCGGCTCCCGTGCCCGACGGCTTCCGGGCGCTGGCCGTGGGCTAG